From Triticum aestivum cultivar Chinese Spring chromosome 4A, IWGSC CS RefSeq v2.1, whole genome shotgun sequence, a single genomic window includes:
- the LOC123084119 gene encoding wall-associated receptor kinase 3-like, protein MEELAGDRPGPPPLYLPLPPDDLLLEILLRLPPEPIYLFRASFVSKHWRSLVHDARFLRRFREFHGGTPPVLGFFNNQLEHPLFVPTSGGFALSTATMSHDDWWALDCRHGRALLERLGSGKLLVWDLLTGDERHLPAPPACDGMYNGTVLCAAGHTVHGDCRSCPFLVVYVFSRSSSAICACVLSSDTGVWSEVTSIDVQSLVVDPTPSALVGNTLYWLLEYNNIFEYDLDNHRLGLTAKLPGDTLCSYRGQASSNIQYRVLCSLPPFGFLGCGIGVYLYHPDTGDLVGHCTIKCTSMASLLLVMEGGGICNGMGCCTVTFPVAFRGFRVTIVKNNETVPQPFANITIKAFLSFRPYIFSIADLLSDKINASTVGASSAAYLSTVITDKPNCAKARSDDKTRYACGSSNCENVANGGYYCTCSGSSDDGNPYILDDCKQEYNHTPKMNCSRSCGSTNVPFPFGFEPGCYATRRFQLNCASNRTLIGRPPAKYEVTNISLDDGLLYVNKLSEFEDANMNYLSIYYGGSGYFGQQLVYGLDKSDLSEEFGVWRWSAANLTCESAKKDRAYACRSANSECIGVTHGKLYIGYRCKCSPGFEGNPYVENGCTDIDECLIPNNCNGTCYNLKGSFRCCPHDMFFDPVEKQCTPDKRQNLVLGVSTGIGSGFGVLALALGAIILMRRLKRGAQRKIRRAFFRKNRGLLLEQLISSTSESVTHSTRIFSMEELEKATNNFDPTRVLGHGGHGTVYKGILSDQRVVAIKKSKMVEQSEIDQFVNEVSILSQIIHRNVVKLFGCCLESEVPLLVYEFISNGTLHDVLHGDPDAKCLLTWDDRIRVALEAAGALAYLHSSAAMPIFHRDVKSANILLDDTFTTKVSDFGASRSISIDQTHVVTIVQGTFGYLDPEYYYTGQLTEKSDVYSFGVILVELLTRKKPIFLNSLGEQQNLCHYFLGRLKDETVMDIIDSQVVEEASQSEIDEMASVAAMCLRTRGGQRPKMKEVELRLQLLRARRRPPRRHEQELQRHGETKPLLSTPIKSRSTSVAMAKNVELGIVADNPPSRTLTRCYSMEQEMAASSEFPR, encoded by the exons ATGGAGGAGCTCGCTGGCGACCGCCCCGGCCCGCCGCCGCTCTATCTCCCGCTTCCCCCGGACGACCTGCTCCTGGAGATCCTCCTGCGCCTCCCGCCGGAGCCCATCTACCTCTTCCGCGCCTCCTTCGTCTCCAAGCACTGGCGCAGCCTCGTGCACGACGCCCGCTTCCTCCGCCGCTTCCGTGAGTTCCACGGGGGGACGCCTCCCGTCCTCGGCTTCTTCAACAACCAGTTGGAGCATCCCCTCTTCGTCCCCACCTCCGGCGGCTTCGCGCTCTCCACCGCCACGATGTCCCACGACGACTGGTGGGCCCTCGACTGCCGCCACGGCCGAGCCCTCCTGGAAAGGCTCGGATCCGGAAAGCTCCTCGTCTGGGACCTCTTGACCGGCGACGAGCGCCACCTGCCCGCCCCCCCAGCCTGTGACGGGATGTACAACGGTACGGTTCTGTGCGCGGCCGGCCACACCGTCCACGGCGACTGCCGGTCGTGCCCGTTCCTCGTGGTGTACGTGTTCAGTCGAAGTAGttctgctatctgtgcgtgcgtaTTGTCATCCGATACTGGCGTCTGGAGTGAGGTCACCTCCATCGATGTACAATCTTTAGTAGTTGATCCGACACCGTCAGCTCTAGTTGGGAACACACTCTACTGGCTGCTGGAATACAATAATATCTTTGAATATGATTTGGATAATCATAGGTTGGGTCTAACTGCGAAGTTACCAGGCGACACTCTATGTAGCTATCGGGGGCAG GCTTCTAGTAATATACAGTACAGGGTGCTCTGTTCTCTCCCACCTTTTGGGTTCCTCGGCTGCGGCATCGGGGTCTACCTGTACCACCCTGACACGGGTGACCTCGTCGGCCACTGCACGATTAAGTGCACCTCCATGGCGAGCTTGCTCCTCGTGATGGAAGGTGGAGGGATCTGCAACGGCATGGGCTGCTGCACCGTCACTTTCCCCGTGGCGTTCCGAGGGTTTAGGGTGACCATCGTGAAGAACAACGAGACAGTGCCACAGCCTTTTGCTAACATCACCATCAAGGCTTTCTTGTCATTCCGCCCGTATATCTTTAGTATTGCGGACCTGTTGTCCGATAAGATAAATGCAAGCACTGTCGGTGCTTCCTCTGCTGCGTACCTCTCGACTGTGATCACAGATAAGCCCAATTGCGCAAAAGCTCGGTCGGATGATAAGACACGGTATGCCTGTGGCAGTAGCAATTGTGAGAATGTGGCAAATGGAGGCTACTATTGTACCTGCTCTGGCAGTTCTGATGATGGTAATCCCTACATTCTTGATGATTGCAAACAAG AGTATAATCATACCCCCAAAATGAACTGTTCTAGATCATGTGGTAGCACAAACGTTCCTTTCCCTTTTGGGTTTGAACCAGGGTGTTACGCTACCAGGAGATTTCAACTGAATTGCGCATCCAATCGCACTCTTATTGGCAGACCACCTGCAAAATATGAAGTGACAAATATTTCATTAGATGATGGACTGCTATATGTTAATAAGCTTTCAGAGTTTGAAGATGCCAACATGAATTATCTATCAATATACTACGGTGGCTCTGGATATTTTGGTCAGCAACTGGTATATGGATTGGATAAGTCTGATTTATCTGAGGAATTTGGTGTCTGGAGGTGGTCCGCGGCCAACCTTACATGTGAAAGTGCAAAAAAAGACAGAGCGTATGCATGCCGTAGCGCGAATAGTGAGTGTATTGGTGTCACGCATGGAAAACTCTACATTGGTTATCGATGCAAGTGCTCTCCTGGCTTTGAAGGAAATCCTTATGTCGAAAATGGATGCACAG ATATTGACGAGTGTCTGATACCCAATAACTGTAATGGGACATGCTATAACCTGAAAGGAAGCTTCCGTTGTTGCCCTCATGACATGTTCTTTGATCCAGTAGAAAAACAGTGCACTCCTGATAAGCGGCAAAATCTTGTTTTGG GGGTTTCTACTGGGATTGGCAGTGGTTTTGGAGTACTAGCTCTTGCACTGGGTGCGATTATACTAATGAGGAGATTGAAGAGAGGCGCTCAAAGGAAAATCCGAAGGGCATTCTTCAGAAAAAACAGAGGTCTGCTCCTGGAGCAGCTGATCTCATCCACCAGTGAAAGCGTCACTCACAGCACAAGGATATTTTCCATGGAAGAGCTAGAGAAAGCAACCAACAACTTTGACCCGACGCGTGTGCTCGGGCACGGAGGCCATGGCACCGTCTACAAGGGGATTCTATCCGACCAGCGGGTGGTGGCCATCAAGAAGTCCAAGATGGTGGAGCAGAGCGAGATCGACCAGTTCGTCAACGAGGTGTCCATCCTGTCCCAGATCATCCACCGCAACGTGGTGAAGCTCTTCGGGTGCTGCCTCGAGTCCGAGGTGCCGCTTCTCGTGTACGAGTTCATCTCCAACGGCACGCTCCATGACGTCCTCCACGGCGACCCGGACGCCAAATGCTTGCTGACGTGGGACGATCGTATCAGGGTTGCTCTGGAGGCTGCAGGGGCGCTTGCCTACCTCCATTCGTCCGCCGCGATGCCGATCTTCCACAGGGATGTGAAATCTGCCAACATACTATTGGATGACACTTTCACCACGAAGGTCTCGGACTTCGGCGCCTCCAGGTCCATCTCCATCGACCAGACTCACGTGGTGACCATCGTGCAGGGGACATTCGGGTACCTAGACCCGGAGTACTACTACACCGGGCAGCTCACCGAGAAGAGCGACGTCTACAGCTTCGGCGTGATACTCGTCGAGCTCTTAACAAGGAAGAAGCCAATTTTTCTCAACAGTCTTGGTGAGCAACAGAACTTGTGTCATTACTTCCTTGGACGGCTGAAAGACGAAACCGTCATGGATATTATCGATTCTCAAGTTGTGGAGGAGGCCAGCCAGAGCGAGATCGACGAGATGGCGTCGGTCGCCGCGATGTGCTTGAGGACTAGAGGCGGGCAGAgacctaagatgaaagaagtggagCTAAGGCTGCAGCTGCTGCGAGCTAGGAGGCGACCTCCTAGAAGACACGAACAAGAGTTGCAAAGGCACGGAGAGACCAAGCCGTTGTTGTCAACTCCAATTAAGTCCAGATCTACTTCTGTGGCCATGGCCAAGAACGTTGAGCTTGGCATCGTCGCTGATAATCCGCCATCGCGGACTCTCACGAGGTGCTACTCCATGGAGCAAGAGATGGCAGCTTCATCAGAGTTTCCTCGTTAG